The stretch of DNA aaagatgggAGTGTGTTTCTTTTCCTGCCTCACATAGCACACAACTCTCAGAATCACATAATCCAAGATGATATAATTTCTCCCTTGTGTTGAGTGCTTCCTGATAAACAAGCCAAGCAATGAAGGCATGTTTTGGGATACACCAGCTATCCCATACCTCAGCATACCAGGACACAGGTGGGTATGCTCCCTGGATCCAGACATACCCTGAACCAACAGAATAATCTTTGGGATCAGCTACCCAACAGTTATTCACAAAACCAGCTGCCAACCTATTCCTAGTCTTATAAATGTTCCTCCAGTTCCAATTAGAATCAGGAGAAGGATCATAAACAGACCAGTCACTCCCTTTTAAATAGATGTGATCAACCCATTGAACCCACAATCTATCTGCCTTTGTATAGATCCAATGCACCAATTTTCCCACTATTGCAATATTCCAAATTTCAGCATCTTTTACACCCAATCCTCCTGATTTCTTATTGTAGCAAATAGTGGACCAGACCACAAGAAGAGCTCTGTGGTATTAAGTGCCCCCATCCCACAAATAATTCCTGCAAATAGCAACAATCCTCCTGATCACAAGTTTAGGGATTAGAAAAATTAAAGCCCAATAGTTATGAAGTGTATTGAGCACATAATTGATCAAAACCAGTCTTTCACAATAGCTTAGTTTCCTGGCTCCAATCCCTCTCACCCTTGCTATTATTCTTTCCACCAAGATATTAGAGTCCTGCCTAGTTAACCTACCTGATAGGACAGGCACACCAAGATACCTGAAAGGTAGCATCCCTTATTTAAAGCCTGAAATTTGTAAAACATCCAGTCTTATGACATCAGGCACCCCGGCAAACACTACCTCAGATTTAGACACATTAGTTGTTAACCTAGAAGTGGCAGAAAAATTAGAGAATGCTCTTAGAAGTAGCATAATTGATATAATATCCCCTTTGCAGAAAAGTAAAAGGTCATCTGCAAATAGCAAGTGATTCAACTTGAGCCCTCTACAAAGTGGATGATATCTGAAGTGTTGGAGTTAgtatcctccacaatagtgcgtttacatattaaatcacattaaaggaatatcatcaggatatttaattatatgatcctcttcagttgattaacgtaaatcgataacggttgactgactagagtttgacgttattgtcgtgagacagcggtgatcaactgacccctttcggtcacacctaaaggaacgaaccccaattgacaactaactaattgtatgagatacaatttatttagtcccttgatttattgactaataggttagtcgattattttttaaagagatttcgagttgcgaactcgaggcgcggcaTATATTATTTGATTATGCGATAATTAagtaataaattttatgagacgagttttagttaattaattgttaattcagtaaaattgtactaattgattaatgtgattaatattagtacgtaaataatatgtgtagcagtACACATATACTTACGGAGTGTTTTGAACAAAATTAATAGGGAAgtgtttaaacataaaacgatgtttaaataaaaattacacgtatttgtgagaacaaatataagaaccgattTGGATCTATAAATgggcattggaccgtgtaaaatacagtgtagtggatgattataaacataatcatttcactttactttatACTCTTACATAAGTTATCTTTTGTTCTTTTATAAGTGATAAAGGATTGGATATAAAATAAGACAAATCCACTCCCACACTCCACCCCTCTCAACCGGTTTTCTACCTCCTGTTAGACCAACTTTTGCTCATTTATCTACTCACTTGAATTCATTTTTGCATTTGAAGCATTGAGTTggttcatctctctaaaaattaatatatatcattactaagattgttagtgttgggcccagaattaccctGCTTCATCAGATATAAGTCAGGCGACACTCAAAGCCATGCCTGAACTAAGATCATCTAAAAACAAGATAATTGGGACACCTGATCAGGCATCAATCAGGAGGGAAAGACAGGACAAGCACCTAATAGGCCTGGCCTGAAAAGATACCGCATCAGGCATAAAGGCAGCATAACTGAAGCGCGGTCAGGCTATAGAAGAAGAGTTCCTATAAATAAGGAAGACCCATTCAACACTCAAGCAAGAACAGAGAAGAATTGACCAAGCAAAGCTAACGGCTGGAATTTAGCAACAGTCAAATAACCAcatccgggtaaatagggcacgagtcctatttaccaggaaaccctaaactgATTTGAAAGGAACCGTTGGCAAGCCACTATAAAAGGAAGTGAAGAAGGGAAGAGAGGGACACGCAATTTTACTCTACTACTTACTCACATTTTGTTCATCTGTATTCAGCGAGAAACATTACCATTACTATTAAGCAGCCTTACAAATTATCTGGCCTGTCATACATATTCCCTGTCAGGTAACCAAAATCATAGTAATAATCCCTCCTGGTTTGGTGcctgtggttttttcccttattcccagggtttttccacgtataaatctttgggTTATATTTTTCCATTTATTCTCTTATTTTTTCAATTATACTAGTCATGCGATTGaaattgagttagatcaccctacaaaATCTTCCCTGGCAGGACATTTTCCTTGTGCAAATTCCTGCTAAAATAATTGTCgaccaccgtggggcatctagctaaaaaataatcaaaacctaaatCCAGACAACACAAAAACAATTCCAAAAAATGATTGGAGATAgcattgaacaacaactggctgccgcccagcaacaattgttggaaatggaacagctGAAATAAAAGATGGGCCAGGCTGAAGCTGAAGTTATGAAACTAAAGGAATCAGAATCTAGTTTGAAACAAAGGCTAGGAGACAAAGCCTCAGGCTCAAAATTAAAAATTCAGCCTGGTACACCATTTTCTtcaatcatcaggaacattgatttTTCCAACTTTGGTACTCCTTCTCCATCAAAATCCAGAGCAGGAGAAGGTGATACAGACTCAGAAGAAATCCCAAATGAAGAGGTTGTACCAGATCAAACTAACACaacaataatgatggccatgctccaggaaatccagaaACTCCATGAAAAATTTGAGAAGATCCCTAGAGTACCCACACCCATTGAAGAAGCAACTCCAGAGAGTTATGCTGACTCACCCTTCGTGGATGAGATAACAAGAATAGATCtaccaaagaaatttgtggtcccggcaatgagaatctatgatggaactacaGACCCACACAAtcatgtagcctactacaaacaaaGAATGTTGGCAGCCTCTATACCTAGTGAACCAcgacaagtctgcatgtgcaagggatttggaacaaccctgaatgggcctgccctacaatggtacataaatctaccaaatggaagcatcaagtcctttgctgacctgaTAAACTCCTTCAACCACCAATTCGCCAGCAGCAGGGAACTTGAAAAGAGATCTAGTGATCTATACAGAATCAAGCAAAAGCCCGGCAAATCAATCAGAGCAttcatgaccagattcaacaaagaaaaattatcaattccaagatgtgatgttggaacagccgtggaagGTTTCAGGCAGGGGCTACCACTGGATAGTGATTTCTATGATGAAATGACTATGAAGCCTTGTCAGACATTTGAAGACGTCCAGGCGTTGGCCCTTAGCTACATCCGGCTGGAAGAGGATAAAGGTTTCAAAGCAGATGCCACTGACAACAACCCAGGATATGACAGGTCCAACAGGAAAAATTCCAATCACAGAGGAAGCAGTTCTAGGCCATCCCCATATACAaggcctgacagatcagaagtcaactatgcacACGAACAACGAGGTAATTCCTATACTTGTCCCCCTATTCAAGAATATAATTTCTCTGTTGacactgcaggattaatcaaaaggcttgacaacatgggagacattgtcaagtggccaaagaagacagacaaccccaactcaaggaaagacacaataagatggtgtgaattccacatggacataggacacacAACTGAAGAATGTCTGGGACTATGCAGGCAAGTGGCCTACCTGTTAAAAAGAGGCTACTTAAAAGATCTAATGCCATCAAAGAACAGGGAAGACAATGAAGCAAGGAAGGACCAGGAGAAACCACAACGTGACCTGCCTCCAGCATCACCCATGTATGAGGTCAAATTCATCAACGAAGGATCtgagatttgtggcctgaccagctctgctgcaaagaaaatagccagggagtcaaaaataaaatctccttttaaacccaaaaagttacctcaaattacttttaatGACACTGTCATGCAGGGAATCCCTGATGTACATCATAATGGCCTAGTCATTACCATGCACATAGGAACAGCACGTGTCCTAAGAATTTTAGTAGATGGGGGTAGCTCagtcaacctgatcatgcttgacgtcttaaaagcaatgaagattgatgaaagttagatcataaagaaatcaaatgtcctggtaggattcagtggtgaaataAAGAACACTCTGGGAGAAATCTACCTGCCAACATACATGGAAGGAGTCTcctcatatgagagatttggagtcctggattgcctgtcatcctacaatgctattctaggcagaccatggatccacaacatcAGAGCGagctattccttccacttaccaCCAGTGTGTCAAGATACCAATAGAGTGGGGAATAGCAaccataaaagatgaacaaaagtcTGCCCAGGAATGCTATACTGAATCATTAAAGCCTTCCAAgccaggtaagtctctcgcctagcaattacagtaccctgtcaggagcacttatgtggcagaaCCCAAAATGGAgacagatcaagtaattttagactctgagtatcctgacaggcatgtactgataggatctgatgtccctgaaaATATCAGACCAGAACTACCTATGCAACAGAAAAGAAGGAAGTTTACCCCTGAACGCAACTCtattattaatgaagaagtggacaaactgctagatatgggaatgatcagagaagtcatgtaccctgaatGGATAGCAAACGTGATTGTGgtacaaaagaaaaatggcaagtggagagtttgtgtagactacacagacctgaacaaagcctgcccaaaagacccattccCACTTTCTCATatagatgcaatggtagatgccacagcAGGCCATGAACTCTTGacatttatggatgcctcaagtgggttcaaccagatcaagatgcacccagcTGATCAGGAAAACACTGCATTCATCACAGAAAGGGGCATATATTATTACATAACAATGCCCTTTCGCCTGAAGAATATAGGGGCaacctaccaacgcctggtcaacatgatgttcaaagatcaaataggtgatACAATGGAGGTCTATATTAATGATATGGTGGTTAAATAAAAAAAGGCTGAAGATCATGTAAAAGATTTAGAAGTAGCCttcaagatcctggaagaattcaatatgaagctcaatccttccaaatgccactttggagtctcttcaggtaaattccttggatacatggtgacaaaaagagggattgaagccagcccagaacagataaaagccatcctggaaTTGGAATCTCCCAATTCGGTTAAAGATATCCAAAGATAAACATgaagagttgcagccctgaacagattcatatcaagatcatcagaaagatgtAGATCCTTCTATGACCTCCTCGGGAAGAACAAATCATTCAAATGGTTGTCTAAACACGAAGCAGCCTTCCAGGACTTAAAAATATATCTG from Silene latifolia isolate original U9 population chromosome 10, ASM4854445v1, whole genome shotgun sequence encodes:
- the LOC141607510 gene encoding uncharacterized protein LOC141607510, encoding MNSNDLLLFCKGDIISIMLLLRAFSNFSATSRLTTNVSKSEALNKGCYLSGILVCLSYQKSGGLGVKDAEIWNIAIVGKLVHWIYTKADRLWVQWVDHIYLKGSDWSVYDPSPDSNWNWRNIYKTRNRLAAGFVNNCWVADPKDYSVGSGYVWIQGAYPPVSWYAEVWDSWCIPKHAFIAWLVYQEALNTREKLYHLGLCDSESCVLCEAGKETHSHLFGGYPYSNQILGQIEHWLQLKFNQAGRHISQLHHHICRMAKLVCWYSIWMERNKCRLNLQLTIPARIVKDVKRLIHARVNKLIVQPVTSSDQLWFQCLDILM